The following proteins come from a genomic window of Phnomibacter ginsenosidimutans:
- a CDS encoding serine hydrolase domain-containing protein — protein MKKAKKILLYIAVSLAAATLLAYATGNSYMVKSALYNFANVDDYNKFDNDTVAIAAPQPIANSSRYNKATLPDSMKAYLQSIETGALLVIKNDSVVFEEYWDEFSADGLSGSFSVAKSITSMLLGIAVQEGHIKSIDDKVQQYLTWFTGAGKENVSIRHLLTMSSGTDFSESYINPFSITANLYYGDDLVSTANDVSMATKPGTLHKYKSGDTQLLGLIVEKATGKKLAQYASEKLWQPLGATHAALWSTDKAGGNTKAYCCFNTNARDFAKLGQLMLHGGQWNGRQLIDSAYVAASGKACNIPDESGQPCQYYGYQWWVSPEHEGVFYARGILGQYIMVIPSQNAVVVRLGKVKSQVLRNATPKIVYDIMNWIPQL, from the coding sequence ATGAAAAAAGCAAAGAAAATTCTGCTGTACATAGCCGTTTCGTTAGCAGCTGCTACCCTGCTGGCCTATGCCACCGGCAACAGCTATATGGTAAAATCTGCCCTGTACAATTTTGCCAATGTAGATGACTACAACAAGTTTGACAACGACACGGTAGCCATTGCGGCACCACAGCCCATTGCCAACAGTAGCCGCTACAACAAAGCCACGCTGCCCGACTCTATGAAAGCCTATCTGCAATCCATTGAAACAGGGGCATTGCTGGTCATCAAAAATGATTCGGTGGTGTTTGAAGAGTACTGGGATGAGTTTAGTGCCGATGGATTGTCGGGTTCATTTTCTGTAGCCAAAAGCATTACCAGCATGTTGTTGGGCATTGCCGTACAAGAAGGCCACATTAAATCAATTGATGATAAGGTGCAACAATACCTGACTTGGTTTACCGGCGCCGGCAAAGAAAACGTAAGCATTCGCCACTTGCTCACCATGAGCAGTGGCACCGATTTTAGTGAGTCTTACATCAATCCTTTTTCCATAACCGCCAACTTGTATTATGGCGATGATTTGGTAAGCACCGCCAATGATGTAAGCATGGCCACAAAGCCCGGCACTTTGCATAAATACAAAAGTGGTGACACGCAATTGCTCGGGCTGATTGTAGAAAAAGCAACCGGCAAAAAGCTGGCACAGTATGCATCGGAAAAACTCTGGCAACCATTGGGCGCCACCCATGCAGCTTTGTGGAGCACTGATAAAGCCGGCGGCAATACCAAGGCCTATTGTTGCTTCAATACCAATGCCCGTGACTTTGCCAAGCTGGGCCAGTTAATGCTGCATGGCGGTCAATGGAATGGTCGTCAACTCATTGACTCGGCGTATGTGGCGGCCAGTGGCAAAGCTTGCAACATACCCGACGAATCGGGCCAACCCTGCCAATACTATGGTTATCAGTGGTGGGTATCGCCAGAGCATGAAGGCGTATTTTATGCACGGGGCATCCTGGGTCAATACATCATGGTGATTCCCTCTCAAAATGCAGTGGTGGTGCGTTTGGGTAAAGTAAAAAGTCAGGTGCTACGCAATGCCACACCAAAAATTGTGTACGATATCATGAACTGGATACCCCAACTCTGA
- a CDS encoding acyl-CoA dehydrogenase family protein, whose amino-acid sequence MGIRGSDTHSISFTDVKVPKANRIGEDGFGFTFAMKTLAGGRIGIAAQALGIAAGSYELALKYSKERKAFGKEIMHHQAIQFKLADMATKVEAARLLCLKAAWEKDNGIDYTLSSSMAKVYASEAAMWCSTEAVQVHGGYGYVKEFHVERLMRDAKITQIYEGTSEVQRIVISRSILK is encoded by the coding sequence ATGGGCATTCGTGGTAGCGATACGCACAGCATCAGTTTTACTGATGTGAAAGTGCCCAAGGCCAACCGTATTGGCGAAGATGGTTTCGGTTTCACATTTGCCATGAAAACCTTGGCAGGAGGCCGCATTGGTATTGCTGCACAGGCATTGGGCATTGCCGCTGGCAGCTATGAGCTGGCGTTGAAATATTCAAAAGAACGCAAGGCATTTGGTAAAGAAATCATGCATCACCAGGCCATTCAGTTTAAGCTGGCGGATATGGCAACGAAAGTGGAAGCTGCCCGTTTACTGTGCCTGAAAGCTGCATGGGAAAAAGACAATGGTATTGATTACACTCTTAGCTCAAGCATGGCGAAAGTGTATGCGAGTGAAGCCGCTATGTGGTGCAGTACTGAAGCAGTGCAAGTGCACGGTGGTTATGGATATGTAAAAGAGTTTCATGTAGAACGCTTGATGCGTGATGCCAAGATTACACAGATTTACGAAGGTACCAGCGAAGTGCAGCGCATTGTGATAAGCAGAAGCATTTTGAAATAA
- a CDS encoding HD domain-containing protein, which produces MSLQLNRQEFGRPEDASNVLSREEAFQLFHEWVLNPKLQLHMLQVAQLMRCWATEKEQANEADQWRWEMAGLLHDADWDQWPELHCKKIIEHLEALHIDPEIIRAIASHGHAHFGVVPVTRMDKMLYAFDELSGLIHAYSLMRPGGYEGMDVKGVKKRLKEKSFAANVSRDDINDACERAGIALEDLIAFIIPIQATVTL; this is translated from the coding sequence ATGTCATTACAATTAAACCGTCAGGAGTTTGGCCGCCCCGAAGATGCCAGCAATGTGCTCAGCCGCGAAGAAGCCTTCCAGCTCTTTCATGAATGGGTACTCAACCCCAAGTTGCAACTGCACATGCTGCAGGTAGCGCAACTCATGCGCTGCTGGGCTACGGAAAAAGAACAAGCCAACGAGGCCGACCAATGGCGTTGGGAAATGGCCGGCCTGCTGCACGACGCCGACTGGGACCAATGGCCCGAGCTGCATTGTAAAAAAATCATTGAACATCTCGAAGCCTTACACATCGACCCTGAAATTATTCGGGCCATTGCCAGCCATGGCCATGCTCATTTTGGAGTGGTACCTGTGACCCGCATGGACAAAATGCTCTATGCATTTGATGAACTCAGCGGCCTCATTCATGCCTACAGCCTGATGCGACCAGGTGGCTACGAAGGCATGGATGTAAAAGGCGTAAAAAAGCGGTTGAAAGAAAAAAGCTTCGCCGCAAATGTAAGTCGCGACGACATCAACGATGCCTGTGAAAGAGCCGGCATTGCATTGGAGGATTTGATTGCATTCATCATTCCCATACAAGCAACGGTAACCCTTTAA
- a CDS encoding porin, giving the protein MYSRKSVAGLFQKREKAGFRLAFFCFVFAILPSSLLAQVESDEKPLLVSPNGLVFHKDSVFLLNVRFRMQNRFGYFSKLDQSDEPGFETLIRRVRLRFDGFVISPKVSYYLQLSFSRSDQDLVSGTIAQTVRDAMVYYNVNKNFYFGLGQSKLPGNRERVISSGNLQMPDRSIANSVYTLDRDAGLFAYGQIPLGKQMIMYKAAITGGEGRGQNFTNKGLSYTGRIEYLPFGTFKNLGDYSEGRSGDRKDT; this is encoded by the coding sequence ATGTATTCGAGAAAATCTGTGGCCGGTCTTTTCCAAAAGCGGGAAAAGGCCGGTTTTCGTTTAGCATTTTTTTGTTTTGTATTTGCTATCCTTCCTTCAAGTTTGTTGGCTCAGGTAGAGTCTGATGAAAAACCTTTGCTGGTTAGTCCCAATGGTTTGGTGTTCCATAAAGACTCGGTGTTTTTGCTTAATGTTCGGTTTCGCATGCAAAACCGTTTTGGGTATTTCTCCAAACTTGATCAGTCCGATGAACCAGGCTTCGAAACGCTCATTCGCAGGGTGCGGTTGCGTTTTGATGGTTTTGTTATTTCACCCAAGGTGAGCTACTACCTTCAACTATCTTTTTCCAGAAGCGATCAGGATTTGGTCTCTGGGACTATTGCCCAAACGGTTCGTGATGCCATGGTGTATTACAACGTGAATAAGAATTTTTACTTTGGTTTGGGGCAAAGCAAACTGCCCGGAAACCGTGAACGGGTTATATCATCGGGCAACCTGCAAATGCCTGATCGGTCTATTGCTAACTCGGTATACACCCTCGACCGCGACGCCGGTTTGTTTGCCTACGGCCAAATTCCGTTGGGTAAGCAAATGATTATGTATAAGGCGGCGATTACCGGCGGTGAAGGCCGTGGGCAAAACTTTACAAACAAAGGGCTTTCTTATACCGGCCGCATTGAATACCTGCCATTTGGAACGTTCAAAAACCTGGGTGATTATTCTGAGGGGCGATCTGGAGATAGAAAAGACACCTAA
- a CDS encoding acyl-CoA dehydrogenase family protein: MNFQLTEEQLAVRQAARDFAQQECLPGVIERDDKMIFPKEQVSQLADLGFMGMMVKPEYGGSGMDTVSYVLAMEEISKIDASVSVCMSVNNSLVCYGLQEYCTEEQKQQYLVPLAQGKKDGELYIGAFLLSEPEAGSDATSQRTTAIDMGDHYILNGIKNWITNGSSASVYLVMAQTDASKGSKGINAFIVEKTGPAYQ; encoded by the coding sequence ATGAATTTTCAATTAACCGAAGAGCAACTGGCCGTTCGCCAGGCAGCCCGTGATTTTGCGCAGCAGGAATGCTTGCCGGGTGTAATAGAACGAGACGACAAGATGATTTTTCCCAAAGAGCAGGTGAGCCAGCTGGCCGATCTGGGCTTTATGGGCATGATGGTGAAACCGGAATATGGCGGCAGCGGCATGGATACGGTGAGCTATGTACTGGCCATGGAAGAAATCAGTAAGATTGATGCGAGTGTGAGTGTGTGCATGAGTGTAAACAATAGCCTGGTGTGCTATGGTTTGCAAGAGTATTGTACCGAAGAGCAAAAGCAGCAATACCTGGTGCCTTTGGCGCAGGGTAAAAAAGATGGTGAATTATACATCGGTGCTTTTTTGCTAAGCGAACCCGAAGCTGGTAGCGATGCTACCAGTCAGCGTACCACTGCCATCGACATGGGGGATCACTACATTTTGAATGGTATTAAAAACTGGATTACCAACGGCAGTAGTGCCAGTGTGTATCTCGTGATGGCGCAAACCGATGCCAGCAAAGGCAGTAAGGGCATCAATGCTTTTATTGTAGAAAAAACTGGCCCGGCGTATCAGTAG
- a CDS encoding YggS family pyridoxal phosphate-dependent enzyme, whose translation MAINQAAYQELTSFCNTHNTTLVAVSKTKPVEDIKALYEMGQRDFGENYVQELIDKHPQLPSDIRWHFIGHLQSNKVKYIAPFVHLIHGVDSFKLLKEIDKQAAKNNRVIEVLLQMHIAQEETKFGLDDREVDEILNGEELSALKNVRIVGIMSMASFVDDEQQIRKEFLAAKKTFDHYAHHQVANVFMQYLSLGMSADYTIAVECGSNMIRVGSKLFGARS comes from the coding sequence ATGGCCATCAATCAAGCAGCATATCAGGAACTGACATCGTTTTGCAACACACATAACACTACGTTGGTAGCAGTAAGCAAAACCAAACCTGTGGAAGACATTAAGGCGCTGTATGAAATGGGTCAACGTGATTTTGGCGAAAACTATGTGCAGGAATTGATAGACAAACACCCACAGTTACCGTCAGATATTCGTTGGCATTTTATTGGTCATTTGCAAAGCAATAAGGTAAAATACATTGCGCCGTTTGTGCACCTCATTCATGGGGTAGATAGTTTTAAACTGTTGAAAGAAATAGATAAGCAGGCAGCCAAAAACAACCGGGTAATCGAAGTGCTCTTGCAAATGCACATAGCACAGGAGGAAACAAAGTTTGGTTTGGATGACCGGGAGGTTGATGAAATCTTGAATGGGGAAGAATTATCGGCATTGAAGAATGTACGGATTGTTGGCATTATGAGTATGGCATCTTTTGTGGATGATGAGCAACAAATCCGAAAGGAATTTTTGGCGGCGAAGAAAACTTTTGATCATTATGCCCATCATCAGGTAGCCAATGTTTTTATGCAATACCTATCTCTAGGTATGAGTGCAGATTATACCATTGCTGTGGAGTGTGGAAGTAATATGATTAGGGTCGGGAGCAAACTTTTTGGTGCAAGAAGTTAG
- a CDS encoding methyltransferase, whose translation MQPILFDDEYWSQRYQAHTDAWDMGMPSPPLTQYINQLTDKNLRMLIPGCGNAYEAIYLLQQGFANVTLIDISAYLVQQLQQNPLLQQARILHQNFFDHTEKYDLILEQTFFCALHPSQRKAYAQHMHQLLAPNGKLVGLLFNDHFEQSPPFGGSANDYGELFSTDFYIKQMAACYNSVAARKGRELFFILTRK comes from the coding sequence ATGCAACCCATTTTATTTGATGACGAATATTGGAGCCAACGCTACCAGGCACATACCGATGCATGGGACATGGGCATGCCATCGCCACCGTTGACGCAGTATATCAATCAGCTGACAGATAAAAACCTACGCATGCTCATACCCGGCTGTGGCAATGCCTACGAAGCCATTTACCTGCTGCAGCAAGGTTTTGCCAATGTTACCCTCATTGATATTTCGGCATATCTGGTACAGCAATTACAACAAAACCCTTTGTTGCAGCAGGCCCGCATTTTGCACCAAAACTTTTTTGACCACACTGAAAAATATGACCTCATTTTGGAGCAAACCTTCTTTTGCGCCTTGCATCCGTCGCAGCGAAAAGCGTATGCGCAGCATATGCATCAGCTGTTAGCGCCAAATGGTAAACTTGTAGGATTATTATTTAATGACCATTTCGAACAATCACCACCATTTGGCGGTTCCGCAAACGATTACGGTGAATTGTTTTCAACAGATTTTTACATAAAACAAATGGCTGCTTGCTATAATTCTGTTGCTGCAAGAAAAGGAAGAGAACTATTCTTTATCTTAACCCGCAAATAA